From Synoicihabitans lomoniglobus, the proteins below share one genomic window:
- a CDS encoding ABC1 kinase family protein: MKPFDLLGNAVRAKEIFTVFAKHGFADFINQLDLPAPLTRRFRSEGVPQRSKWERIRLAAEELGPAWVKFGQLLSMRPDLIPHPLILELRKLQNAVPPMPFASIRARITEELEGEPIAVFAEFNEVPIAAASLAQVYFAKLREDGSSVAVKVQRPGIARSIRADLDLAKWLAHQLHQRIDGLKPYDLPSVVEAVQEGVERELDFRYEARNQTYFNTINPVPDHVFAPRVYDDYTTDKLLVMERIDGTPIGPDAVPAEQARKIASHGARSIVHQVLIDGFFHADPHAGNVIIATDGRLCFLDWGLSGHLTRRLRYALADFWVAAVEGDAERVVRIAADLAPTGARTDLRAMEKDVTLALREELNFAIGRQEIGRAMLKLLFVFGDHGIPLSRDYAMMAKSVLAIEEVGRVLDPKFDLRSQAAPVLRQLYKERSGPRAMARRSREFIRGALAGLQDLPTGIHRLVRRFEQDDLTINLEHKGLDDLDNSIETASNRITLGVVSGSLIIGSSMIVTTGIRPLLFGYPALGIIGYLMSAMVGFYIVWDIVRHGKHK; encoded by the coding sequence GTGAAACCGTTCGACCTGCTGGGCAACGCCGTCCGCGCCAAGGAGATCTTCACGGTCTTCGCCAAACACGGCTTCGCCGATTTCATCAACCAACTCGATCTGCCGGCGCCCCTGACGCGCCGGTTTCGATCCGAGGGCGTGCCCCAGCGCTCGAAGTGGGAACGTATTCGCCTCGCCGCCGAAGAGCTCGGGCCCGCCTGGGTCAAGTTCGGCCAGTTGCTCAGCATGCGGCCGGACCTGATTCCGCACCCGCTCATTCTCGAACTGCGCAAACTTCAAAACGCGGTGCCGCCCATGCCGTTCGCGAGTATTCGCGCGCGCATCACCGAGGAACTTGAGGGCGAGCCAATCGCCGTTTTTGCCGAATTCAACGAAGTGCCCATCGCGGCCGCCTCGTTGGCCCAGGTCTATTTCGCCAAGCTGCGCGAGGATGGGTCTTCGGTCGCGGTCAAGGTGCAACGGCCGGGCATCGCCCGCTCGATCCGCGCCGATCTCGATCTCGCCAAATGGCTGGCCCACCAACTGCACCAACGCATCGACGGCCTCAAACCCTACGATCTACCTTCGGTCGTCGAAGCGGTGCAGGAGGGTGTCGAACGCGAATTGGATTTTCGCTACGAGGCCCGCAACCAGACGTATTTCAATACCATCAACCCGGTGCCGGATCACGTCTTCGCGCCGCGAGTGTATGATGACTACACCACCGACAAGCTGCTGGTGATGGAGCGGATCGACGGCACGCCCATCGGGCCGGATGCCGTGCCGGCCGAACAGGCGCGCAAGATCGCCTCCCATGGTGCCCGCTCGATCGTGCACCAGGTGTTGATCGACGGTTTCTTCCACGCCGACCCGCATGCGGGCAACGTCATCATCGCTACCGACGGGCGCCTGTGTTTTCTGGACTGGGGCCTGAGTGGCCACCTCACCCGCCGCCTGCGTTACGCCTTGGCGGACTTCTGGGTCGCGGCCGTGGAAGGCGATGCCGAACGCGTCGTGCGCATCGCCGCCGACCTCGCCCCGACCGGGGCGCGCACCGATCTGCGCGCCATGGAAAAAGACGTCACCCTCGCGCTGCGCGAAGAGCTCAACTTTGCCATCGGCCGCCAGGAAATCGGCCGCGCGATGCTCAAGTTGTTATTCGTTTTCGGCGACCACGGCATCCCGCTGTCCCGCGACTACGCCATGATGGCCAAATCGGTGCTCGCGATCGAAGAGGTGGGCCGCGTGCTCGACCCCAAGTTCGATCTGCGCAGTCAAGCCGCCCCCGTGCTGCGCCAGCTCTACAAGGAACGCTCCGGCCCGCGCGCCATGGCTCGCCGCTCGCGGGAGTTCATCCGCGGCGCCCTCGCGGGATTGCAGGATCTGCCGACCGGTATCCACCGTTTGGTGCGTCGTTTCGAACAGGACGATCTCACCATCAACCTGGAGCACAAGGGGCTCGACGATCTGGACAACTCCATCGAAACCGCTTCGAACCGCATCACGCTGGGCGTCGTTTCCGGTTCGTTGATCATTGGCTCGTCCATGATCGTGACGACCGGTATCCGCCCCTTGCTGTTTGGTTACCCCGCACTGGGCATCATCGGCTACTTAATGTCGGCCATGGTGGGGTTTTATATCGTGTGGGACATCGTCCGCCACGGGAAACACAAGTAG
- a CDS encoding phasin family protein: MIDLLKKTLLAGVGAAVITKDKIEGTLDDFVRQGKVNAQDARIMADKIAEQGRREFDELASDLNGRISGLLDRSSAEANARITALEERVKVLEAKLAEPPTRSGEP; the protein is encoded by the coding sequence ATGATCGACCTGCTGAAGAAAACCCTCCTGGCGGGCGTGGGTGCCGCCGTGATCACCAAAGACAAGATCGAGGGCACCCTCGACGATTTCGTGCGCCAGGGCAAAGTGAATGCCCAGGACGCGCGCATCATGGCCGACAAGATCGCCGAACAGGGTCGTCGCGAATTCGACGAACTTGCCAGCGACCTCAACGGCCGGATCAGCGGCTTGCTCGACCGCAGCAGCGCCGAAGCCAACGCCCGCATCACCGCCCTGGAGGAACGAGTAAAAGTGCTCGAGGCCAAGCTGGCCGAACCGCCCACGCGCTCCGGCGAGCCGTGA
- a CDS encoding MFS transporter — translation MNSDPAAPVAILPARRERTMLITLAAVQFTNIMDFMIMMPLGAQLMEVFAINPTQFSRLVAAYGLAAATSGFAGGFVLDRFDRKRALMVMYAAFAVATLACALAPTYLTLLLARVAAGACGGLVGSILTAMVGDVIPPERRGRAMSVVMSSFPLASIFGVPVGIMLATAFEWHAPFMLLAASSAIIWPVAARVLPAVPSHKSAQSPLAQMRVILFHPIHRRGLALGAMLVFAGASIVPFMAPSMVLNVGVSETQLPLIYLAGGVCTFFSMPFLGRMTDRFDKWHVLLVTTIPAALSVFILTHLPAVPLPIALAVAALFFVGMSGRFPPTMAMITNAVEDRYRGGFMSVISAVQQAAAGVASITAGLLVSTSANGRLVGYPRAGYVSLTAFVITVWLGWRLRQIAPFAARNPATNHVAAATPPSAGPAANAVDDPTR, via the coding sequence ATGAACTCCGACCCTGCTGCTCCCGTCGCCATCCTGCCCGCCCGGAGAGAGCGCACCATGCTGATCACTTTGGCGGCCGTGCAGTTCACCAACATCATGGATTTCATGATCATGATGCCACTCGGGGCGCAGCTCATGGAGGTGTTCGCCATAAACCCCACGCAATTCAGTCGCTTGGTGGCGGCTTACGGACTGGCTGCGGCGACCTCGGGCTTCGCGGGCGGTTTCGTGCTCGACCGGTTCGATCGCAAACGCGCGCTCATGGTCATGTATGCCGCGTTTGCCGTTGCCACCTTGGCCTGTGCGTTGGCCCCGACGTATCTGACGCTGTTGCTCGCCCGTGTCGCGGCCGGGGCCTGCGGCGGTTTGGTCGGTTCGATTCTCACCGCCATGGTGGGCGACGTCATCCCACCGGAACGCCGGGGACGAGCCATGTCGGTCGTGATGTCGTCGTTCCCCCTGGCCTCCATCTTCGGCGTGCCGGTGGGCATCATGCTGGCCACCGCCTTCGAGTGGCACGCACCATTCATGTTATTGGCCGCGAGCAGCGCGATCATCTGGCCGGTGGCCGCGCGCGTTCTCCCGGCCGTGCCCAGCCACAAATCCGCCCAGTCGCCACTCGCGCAAATGCGGGTCATCTTGTTTCACCCCATTCACCGGCGCGGTTTGGCCCTCGGCGCCATGCTTGTCTTCGCCGGGGCCAGCATCGTGCCCTTCATGGCCCCTTCCATGGTGCTCAACGTCGGCGTGTCCGAAACGCAATTGCCGCTCATCTACCTCGCCGGCGGCGTGTGCACGTTCTTTTCCATGCCGTTTCTCGGGCGCATGACCGATCGGTTCGACAAATGGCATGTGCTGCTGGTGACCACGATTCCCGCCGCGCTCTCGGTTTTCATTCTCACGCATCTCCCCGCCGTTCCGTTGCCCATCGCGCTCGCGGTGGCGGCCTTGTTTTTCGTGGGCATGTCCGGACGTTTTCCACCGACTATGGCCATGATCACCAATGCCGTCGAAGACCGTTACCGCGGCGGTTTCATGTCCGTCATCAGTGCCGTGCAACAGGCGGCCGCCGGCGTCGCCAGCATCACGGCCGGTCTACTCGTATCGACGAGCGCGAACGGACGTCTGGTGGGCTATCCGCGCGCCGGCTATGTTTCGCTGACCGCCTTTGTCATCACGGTATGGCTCGGTTGGCGCCTGCGGCAAATCGCCCCCTTCGCCGCGCGCAATCCCGCCACCAACCACGTCGCGGCCGCCACGCCTCCGTCGGCCGGGCCCGCGGCCAATGCAGTCGACGACCCGACGCGATGA
- a CDS encoding LysR family transcriptional regulator, with protein MELQQLRYVLAIAETGNFTRAAEAAFVSQPSLSQQVAKLEDELNHKLFHRLGRRAVPTEAGAVFIERARRILFEVDNAAREIRDDPTVDRTITIGAIPTIAPYVLPALIQRCAKELPNVRINTKEAFRRELREDVAKGKLDLALVVTPLEDPRLSIEPIFTEPLVLAVGRKHRLASTRRFTARDLAEQTFIMLGESSTLTQQIQQFCGSHNFEPRIGHKCAQVASLKQLVGFGLGVAILPRLAQNPDDHETIVYRQLSGTVPTREIAVIRHLQRYQSQGAAAFLQLLQSTFRSFGDA; from the coding sequence ATGGAATTACAACAACTCCGCTACGTCCTTGCCATCGCTGAGACGGGCAACTTCACCCGGGCGGCGGAGGCGGCTTTTGTCTCTCAACCCTCGCTAAGCCAACAGGTAGCCAAGCTCGAAGACGAACTGAACCACAAGCTCTTCCACCGCCTCGGGCGCCGGGCCGTGCCCACCGAGGCGGGAGCCGTGTTTATCGAGCGTGCCCGTCGCATTCTTTTCGAAGTCGATAACGCCGCACGCGAAATTCGGGACGATCCGACCGTGGATCGCACGATCACCATCGGCGCGATTCCCACCATCGCCCCCTACGTCTTGCCCGCCTTGATCCAACGCTGCGCCAAGGAATTGCCCAACGTTCGCATCAATACCAAGGAAGCCTTCCGCCGCGAATTGCGCGAGGATGTCGCGAAGGGAAAGCTGGATCTGGCCTTGGTCGTCACCCCCTTGGAAGACCCCCGTCTTTCCATCGAGCCCATTTTTACGGAGCCGCTCGTGTTGGCGGTGGGCCGAAAGCATCGGCTGGCCTCGACCCGGCGATTCACGGCGCGCGATCTGGCCGAGCAGACGTTCATCATGTTGGGCGAGAGCAGCACGCTCACGCAACAGATCCAGCAGTTTTGCGGGTCCCACAATTTCGAGCCGCGCATCGGCCACAAATGCGCCCAGGTCGCGAGCTTGAAGCAGTTGGTGGGATTCGGCCTCGGCGTGGCGATCCTGCCCCGGCTGGCCCAAAACCCCGATGACCATGAGACCATCGTGTATCGGCAGCTCAGCGGCACCGTTCCCACCCGCGAAATCGCGGTCATTCGCCATCTCCAGCGTTATCAAAGTCAGGGTGCGGCGGCATTTTTGCAGCTGTTGCAGTCGACCTTTCGCAGTTTCGGCGACGCCTGA
- a CDS encoding IS701 family transposase codes for MSEAFDSLLDGLAPVFDLPEDFARARTQWLAGLLNLGRHTVTGALSTAGSQHRDWSADYRLLQRLPVEPIFAHVRTEALAATDATRPWVVALDDSITRKTGRCIPGCGWRKDPLGPPFNVNFIWGQRVLQFSAAMPADDGSARLVPVDWQEAPLPKKPSRHADAQAQAAYVEARKQANINKVAAERMAHLRTATQRPIHWVSDGRFTNRTLLRQLPENTVLIGRVRKDTKLYAPYAAQPGKNGRPRKYGDTLPTPEQLRVDDTVGWTRVSAFAAAKRHDFKIKTQGPVLARITGVDTLVQVVVIAPLGYRLKTGGKLLYRQPAYLICTDADVPLAEILQEYLWRWDIEVNFKDEKDLLGVSEAQLREPEAVRRQPACAVAAYALLLLAGHKTYGSNRLPPSVPLAKWRRREPPRRATTGLLINQLRVELWSRHLRPDSLSHFCSRTRPIHKSDKPATDLASALFYSHN; via the coding sequence TTGAGCGAAGCGTTCGATTCCCTGCTCGATGGTCTCGCGCCGGTCTTCGACTTGCCCGAGGACTTTGCGCGCGCCCGCACGCAATGGCTGGCTGGGTTGCTCAACCTGGGCCGCCACACGGTGACCGGTGCATTGAGCACCGCTGGCTCCCAGCACCGGGACTGGTCGGCGGATTATCGGTTGCTGCAACGCCTGCCGGTCGAGCCGATCTTCGCACACGTGCGCACCGAGGCACTGGCTGCCACCGATGCCACCCGGCCCTGGGTGGTCGCATTGGACGACTCCATCACACGCAAGACCGGCCGGTGCATCCCCGGCTGCGGCTGGCGCAAGGACCCCCTCGGTCCGCCCTTCAACGTCAACTTCATCTGGGGCCAGCGCGTGCTCCAGTTCAGCGCCGCGATGCCCGCCGACGACGGCTCCGCCCGGCTGGTGCCGGTGGACTGGCAAGAGGCTCCATTGCCCAAAAAGCCCTCGCGTCACGCCGACGCCCAGGCGCAGGCGGCGTATGTGGAGGCGCGCAAACAGGCCAACATCAACAAAGTCGCCGCCGAACGCATGGCGCACCTGCGCACCGCGACCCAACGGCCCATCCACTGGGTGAGCGACGGGCGCTTCACCAACCGCACCCTCCTGCGCCAACTGCCGGAAAACACCGTGCTGATCGGCCGGGTGCGCAAGGACACCAAACTCTACGCGCCCTACGCAGCGCAGCCCGGCAAGAACGGCCGCCCCCGCAAGTATGGCGACACCTTGCCCACGCCCGAACAGCTGCGCGTGGACGACACCGTCGGGTGGACCCGGGTGTCGGCCTTTGCGGCCGCAAAGCGTCACGACTTTAAGATCAAAACCCAGGGGCCGGTGCTCGCCCGTATCACCGGAGTCGATACGCTGGTGCAGGTGGTCGTGATCGCGCCCCTGGGCTACCGATTGAAAACAGGCGGCAAATTGCTCTACCGGCAGCCCGCCTACCTGATCTGCACCGATGCGGACGTGCCGCTCGCAGAGATCTTGCAGGAATACCTCTGGCGCTGGGACATCGAGGTCAACTTCAAGGACGAAAAGGACCTGCTCGGTGTCAGCGAAGCGCAGTTGCGCGAACCCGAGGCGGTGCGCCGCCAGCCCGCCTGCGCGGTGGCCGCGTATGCGCTCCTGTTGCTCGCCGGGCACAAAACCTACGGCTCGAATCGACTGCCGCCCTCGGTGCCCCTCGCCAAATGGCGACGTCGTGAACCCCCGCGCCGCGCCACGACTGGCCTGCTCATCAACCAGCTGCGCGTCGAACTGTGGTCGCGCCACCTACGGCCGGACAGTTTATCGCACTTCTGCTCTCGCACCCGGCCAATCCACAAATCGGATAAACCCGCCACCGACCTCGCCTCCGCCCTGTTCTACTCCCATAATTAA
- a CDS encoding endo-1,4-beta-xylanase — MRFPSSLFRARLTSAFLLFLSPLALTLPAQEIPSGGVSLVNPTDIATEAGFYANDTANGPVATRTAVTVTGQSFTTAAQVATLNPTGQFYSSAITASTNRAVADGDIVLLHFFMRAIETTDETGTVVLEAYFEGPPPAYTRSLSVRPTANTTWTEYFLPFRVQGNYIAGAAGIKFGFGGPARAQVLEFGGVEVLWYGTSRTLEEMPRTSFQYDGRATDAPWRAAAAQRIDTHRKGDLAITVRDAAGDPLPGATVRVRQTRHAFEFGTAVVASRLMNPGTADAPYVDTFLELFNAGTFENDLKWQPWDGAWGAAFARTQTVAALQWLQTQNIVMRGHVLVWPSVRNMPDTLTTRIEAADPTIPQVILDHIDDVMEPTTPYLTEWDVMNEPYDNYDIMETYGYEHMIDWWNRARANHPTADLYINDYAILAGGGTNTAKQDAYANTVQYLLDGGAPITGIGFQGHFSAVPTGIPRIWTLLQRYATEFPQMKFRITELDISTDDEELQADFYRDLITICMSHPQMEGVQFWGFWEGAHWRPASALFALDWTAKPAAIAYRNLVFGDWWTDTELIADQNGQAAVRAFNGDYTYTVVYGDTTATGTITLTSDGAAPSVTLDVASPDQPTIVTQPFGTTIAPGGSTTLSTVVSGNPTPAVTWYRNGTPTALTTPTISLTDVVESATYHAVATNANGSVQTRSVTIGVRAPGTQTEKLANISTRGRVGTGAAIMVAGFVINGTAAKDVVIRAVGPQLGEFGLPGTLADPRIRIFKGDDQINPIAENDDWSPDLAADFATLGAFALETDTKSAAVRLSLEPDRYTVQIAGAQDGTGLAIVEVYDAATGAPVEMVNISTRGEVGTGLNKLVAGFVIAGDVPQQVLIRGIGPTLGGFGVPHTLANPILRLYEPVPGSAARLLLTNDNWGTGDTTAITATTSTVGGFALTNGSADAALLVSLEPGSYTVELAGVADTTGIALIEVYRVP; from the coding sequence ATGCGTTTCCCCTCCTCGCTGTTTCGCGCCCGGCTCACGTCGGCGTTTCTCCTGTTTCTCAGCCCGCTCGCGCTCACCCTACCCGCGCAGGAAATCCCTTCCGGCGGCGTTTCTCTCGTCAACCCCACCGACATCGCGACCGAGGCGGGCTTTTATGCCAATGATACCGCCAACGGTCCCGTCGCTACCCGCACGGCCGTCACGGTCACCGGCCAGTCTTTCACCACCGCCGCCCAGGTCGCCACGCTCAACCCCACCGGCCAGTTCTACTCCAGCGCCATCACCGCTTCGACCAACCGCGCCGTGGCCGACGGTGACATCGTTTTGCTCCATTTTTTCATGCGCGCGATCGAGACCACCGACGAAACCGGCACCGTCGTGCTCGAGGCCTATTTCGAGGGGCCGCCGCCGGCCTACACCCGCTCCCTCTCCGTCCGCCCCACTGCCAATACCACCTGGACCGAATACTTCCTGCCGTTCCGCGTGCAGGGCAACTACATCGCCGGGGCCGCCGGCATCAAATTCGGCTTCGGCGGTCCCGCCCGCGCCCAGGTCCTCGAGTTCGGCGGCGTCGAGGTGCTGTGGTATGGCACCAGCCGCACCCTCGAAGAGATGCCCCGCACGTCCTTTCAATACGATGGTCGCGCCACCGACGCCCCGTGGCGCGCCGCCGCCGCCCAACGCATCGACACCCACCGCAAAGGCGACCTCGCCATCACCGTGCGCGACGCCGCCGGTGATCCCCTCCCCGGCGCCACCGTGCGCGTGCGCCAAACCCGTCACGCCTTCGAATTCGGCACCGCCGTGGTCGCCTCCCGCCTCATGAATCCCGGCACCGCCGACGCCCCCTACGTCGACACCTTCCTCGAACTCTTCAACGCCGGGACCTTCGAAAACGATCTCAAATGGCAACCCTGGGACGGCGCATGGGGCGCCGCTTTCGCCCGCACCCAAACCGTGGCCGCCCTCCAGTGGTTGCAGACCCAAAACATCGTCATGCGCGGCCACGTGCTGGTCTGGCCGTCCGTGCGCAACATGCCCGACACCCTCACCACCCGCATCGAAGCCGCCGATCCCACCATTCCCCAAGTCATTCTCGATCACATCGACGATGTCATGGAGCCCACCACGCCCTACCTCACCGAGTGGGATGTGATGAACGAGCCCTACGACAACTACGACATCATGGAGACCTACGGCTACGAGCACATGATCGATTGGTGGAACCGCGCCCGCGCCAACCACCCCACCGCCGACCTCTACATCAACGACTACGCCATCCTCGCCGGCGGCGGCACCAACACCGCCAAACAAGACGCCTACGCCAACACCGTCCAATACCTCCTCGACGGCGGCGCCCCCATCACCGGCATCGGCTTCCAAGGCCACTTCAGCGCCGTGCCCACCGGCATCCCCCGCATCTGGACCCTCCTCCAACGCTACGCCACCGAGTTTCCCCAGATGAAATTCCGTATCACCGAACTGGATATCAGCACCGACGACGAGGAGCTCCAGGCCGACTTCTACCGCGACCTCATCACCATCTGCATGAGCCACCCGCAAATGGAGGGCGTGCAATTCTGGGGCTTCTGGGAAGGCGCGCACTGGCGGCCCGCCTCCGCTCTGTTCGCCCTCGACTGGACCGCCAAACCCGCCGCCATCGCCTACCGCAATCTCGTATTCGGCGACTGGTGGACCGATACCGAACTCATCGCCGACCAAAACGGACAAGCCGCCGTGCGCGCGTTCAACGGCGACTACACCTACACCGTCGTCTACGGCGATACCACCGCCACCGGCACGATCACACTCACCTCCGACGGTGCCGCCCCCAGCGTCACCCTCGACGTCGCGTCCCCCGACCAACCCACCATCGTCACCCAACCCTTCGGCACCACCATCGCCCCCGGCGGCAGCACCACGCTCAGCACCGTTGTATCCGGAAACCCAACACCGGCAGTCACCTGGTATCGCAACGGCACTCCCACGGCGCTCACGACCCCGACCATCTCGCTAACCGACGTAGTCGAGAGTGCTACTTATCACGCCGTGGCCACCAACGCCAACGGCTCCGTGCAAACCCGCTCCGTCACCATCGGCGTGCGTGCCCCCGGCACCCAAACCGAAAAACTCGCCAACATTTCGACGCGCGGCCGCGTCGGCACCGGCGCCGCCATCATGGTCGCCGGCTTCGTCATCAACGGCACCGCGGCCAAAGACGTCGTCATCCGCGCCGTCGGCCCGCAGCTCGGCGAGTTCGGCCTGCCCGGCACCCTCGCCGATCCCCGCATCCGCATTTTTAAAGGAGACGACCAGATCAACCCCATTGCGGAAAACGACGACTGGAGCCCCGACCTCGCCGCCGATTTCGCCACCCTCGGGGCCTTCGCCCTCGAGACCGACACCAAGTCCGCCGCCGTGCGTCTCTCGCTCGAACCCGACCGCTACACCGTGCAAATCGCGGGAGCCCAAGACGGCACCGGCCTCGCCATTGTCGAAGTCTATGACGCCGCCACCGGCGCACCCGTCGAGATGGTCAACATCTCCACCCGGGGCGAAGTCGGCACCGGCCTCAACAAACTCGTCGCCGGCTTCGTCATCGCAGGCGACGTGCCGCAGCAAGTGCTCATTCGCGGCATCGGCCCGACGCTCGGCGGCTTCGGAGTGCCCCACACCCTCGCCAACCCGATCCTCCGCCTCTACGAACCCGTGCCCGGCAGCGCAGCGCGCCTCCTCCTCACCAACGACAACTGGGGCACCGGCGACACCACGGCGATCACGGCCACGACCTCCACCGTCGGCGGCTTTGCCCTCACCAACGGCAGCGCCGACGCCGCGCTCCTCGTTTCGTTGGAGCCCGGCTCCTACACCGTCGAACTCGCCGGCGTCGCCGACACCACCGGCATCGCCCTCATCGAAGTCTACCGCGTCCCGTAA